The DNA segment GAAATTGAAGCAGATAGACTGCGTTATAGAGGTTCATGATGCTCGAATCCCGCTCACTGGTCGGAATACGGAATTCAAACACACTATCAGCGGCATTAAGCCCCATATCTTGGTTCTCAACAAGAGTGACTTGATTGAAAAGCACTTTGAAGGCAAAATAATCGAACGCCTACAGCAAGAGAATCAAGATACGATGCACGTGTTGTTTACCAATTGTAAAAACCAGTAAGTATGTGCATGATTCATAGGATATTCTTATTAATACTACttcatattgtttttttttgtagaagcTGCCGAGGGCTTCGAAAGTTGATGCCACTGGCGCAAACCTTGATCAATAGCTCTGAACGCTTTAATCGGTCAAGTCAGCGAGAGTTTTGCATAATGATAATTGGCGTGCCGAATGTTGGGAAATCCTCACTAATAAATGTGCTACGTAATCGTCATCTAAACAAAAAAGGAGCGAGTCAGGTGGGAGCTGTTGCAGGCGTTACGAGAAGTGTACTGAATCGTATCAAAATTTGTGAAGATCCAGCTATTTACCTACTGGACACTCCTGGCATTCTCGAACCAAATATCGCCGACACTGAAACAGGTCTTCGTCTAGCATTGGTCTCATGCTTGCAGGACCATCTCGTGGGCGAAGAACTTATTGCCGATTATCTACTCTTCCTGCTAAACAAGCAGCGCAATTTTCGCTACGTCGAGATAATGGGTTTGCCTGAACCAACGGATTCGATAGCCTCCGCGTTAGTAGCCAGTGCGGtgcatttgaataaaatgattCGCACAAAGCAGCTAGATGGCACAAGCGTGCTGCGTCCCGACGTCAATATGGCAGCAAAACTGATGCTAAAATCCTTTCGCACTGGGGCTTTTGGCAATATTCTATTAGACGAAGATAAAATCATGCATTCTAACAATAATATtagattaaaaaatatatgacCAGATTCCGGTTCGCCTGCCGGAGCTCTGCTCGAAATATCTCTAACATAAAGTGCAATATTTGGCCAAGAAGCCAAAATTGTCATAGTCGTTCGATAGTATGCCGATAGGCTCTACGATAACTGAATACAGAgagtaaacaaataaatccaaaataattttctcctgaaaaataatttgaattcGATTAGTAAGAAAGATTAAGATTAACTATTTTCTAATGTATTGAAAttacaaaaaccacaaaagaTGATAAGCGTGAATTATTAACAATTTGGTATCTATGCTATCATAGCTGTGGTTTTAATAATGTTAAGCTCGCGTTAGAACCCCAGGTGAAATTTGGGGTTCTATGgctatatttcaataattttttatCAGAATATGGCCTTtcgtacaccaaaagaaacgGTGTAAAAAATAATGGTCAGTGGGGAATCACAAGGAAATTATATAGGAAATTTATCGGTCGTAAGATCCGGCCACGAGTACTCAAGACAATTGACgttcattttattgttttgaatgCAAAATATGTTAACACTAGTAAATAATTATGTAAACCCTAAGAAAGTGAGAGAATGAGGTAGCGCATCAAAATGCGTACAATAAATCCCCATAATTCGTCGGATCAGATACATTTGCTGCAGCACTGGTGAAGTAGCTGCTGTGCTAAACTTGCTTGAAAACCACTGAAACTATGTGACTTTCACATCGGTCAAAATACGAAGCTGAATGACATTtaagaaagcaaacattttGAACCTTTTTTAACAATCTCGTTTCAGTGTGCGTGAATGTTTGGAATTGGCAAATAGTTGTGAGGTGGAAAAGCTTGTTGCTTCGTTTGGAATTGGGAAAGTAGAAAGTCGTCCCAGGAAGGACATCGTTGGAAAacgggaaaacacacacacactcacacattccTTTGGAAATCGTTCATTCAGACCGTTAGTCGTTACTTTATAATATTCAGTTATACAAAATGGACCGTTGTGAGCAGCACGTACAAGCGATCCCTCTGCAGCGCCTTAATACACGTGAAGAACACCAAAGGCGGCAACATTTGCGGCATGTATTCGAAAAGGTGATAATTAGCAAAGCGAATCCGTTCCAATTCCTACTCTCTAATTGTGAAATTTAAAGGACGGCATTACTAACCGACTATGGATGCATATGTAAAAATCTCTTTAAAATGTGTCATTCCAGTACGACGCGGATTCCGATGGATATCTCAATATAGTTGAGATGAAACACCTAATACACGAAAAAAAGTGTGCCGATATGCCTAAAGATTTGGCGTTGCATCTGCTTAAGTTGTCGGATACAAACAACGATGGCCGGTTGGATTTCGAAGAATTTTACAAACTCAGTCTCGAGCATCCGTACtttttgtgtgaaatgtaTATTAAATATTGTAAAGCAGTGGTGCCTAAACGTAACGATGCTGAAGAAGGAGATGTATTAGGTAtggtaattttattattacaaGTTAGTCTCGAATCCGCGTATCAGCATTACGtaagtttcttttttatgcgAAATAATCTTAACAGTATCGGGCAGTTGGTTGTGATAAAATAGTGTGATAAAGTTTTGTTTCTGCTGTTCACGAGGCCTCATAAATTGTACTCGACACTATCGCTGCGTGATGCAATGTGCATGTGTTGGAGTATTTCAAGATTGTTAATGTCGTTTGCTCATTTTCAGATGGCGAATATGAGCAAAGCATGAAACTTTGGCCTCCACCACTGATGATGATAATTTTTTCGATTATGGAAATAATTTTCTTCGTCATCGATATTGTGAAAACGC comes from the Anopheles coluzzii chromosome 2, AcolN3, whole genome shotgun sequence genome and includes:
- the LOC120947637 gene encoding mitochondrial GTPase 1, with amino-acid sequence MSLFRTTFPFVSRELLNWFPGHMGKGMKQMQQKLKQIDCVIEVHDARIPLTGRNTEFKHTISGIKPHILVLNKSDLIEKHFEGKIIERLQQENQDTMHVLFTNCKNQSCRGLRKLMPLAQTLINSSERFNRSSQREFCIMIIGVPNVGKSSLINVLRNRHLNKKGASQVGAVAGVTRSVLNRIKICEDPAIYLLDTPGILEPNIADTETGLRLALVSCLQDHLVGEELIADYLLFLLNKQRNFRYVEIMGLPEPTDSIASALVASAVHLNKMIRTKQLDGTSVLRPDVNMAAKLMLKSFRTGAFGNILLDEDKIMHSNNNIRLKNI